Within the Telopea speciosissima isolate NSW1024214 ecotype Mountain lineage chromosome 4, Tspe_v1, whole genome shotgun sequence genome, the region AGATgtgtatccagtgcacgaggctcccgccactgcaggatctggggagggtcataaattcataaagtacgcagtcttacccttgctttcaaAGAGAGGTTGTCTCCAAACTCGAaactgtgaccacttggtcccAATGGAGCAACATTTACCATTGCACGAACATAAATGGTTAAATTAGTCATTTATGTCTTACAAATGTTTGTGTCCCTCGTTGTAGTCCTACAAGGTCTTAAATGGTAGTCAAACCTttagattagccacatgtcaagttCAGTTGAATTGATATGGACCCATCTCAACCATATGGTTCACAATATATTGAAGAGCTCGGCTCAGGTTCTCGTAcaagaacataaaagaacaaAGCTCAGATGGAATCCATGGGAGAAGTAGATTCCATCTGGATGGCAGAGCTCTATTATCGGACGAGAACCTAAGCCGGCCTCTATATTGAACTTCTATCATTTTATTTGGGTTGTTTTACTAATTgctatattattattatttttttattttaaaatttatatttacTGATTTATATTATAACATTCCAGATAAATAAATGATGATGTAAACAACACGCTCATCAAATTGAGTACCAAATAAGATATCGTGTGGAAAGTATTTAAGGCCATTTAAGGAACCTTTCCTTGATCGAACATGAGGAACACCCTTGATTGTGTTGTTGGGGTGTTCACTAGTTAATTCTTGAAGTGCCGTTAGAAAATTAAGTTTGTGACTCATTGATGATTTGATAAACCCACATGGGAATAGACTTTGTTTCAATGATGAGTTACATGAATCATAGAATATCTCAATACACTTCCCCTACCAATCATAGATCTCAATGCACTTCCCATACCATAAAATTTATTGGAAGTGTTCCTGATGACTATAGTTCAAAATCTTATTTCATTTCGGTCGAAATGTCAAATATTTTGAGTATTTCAGTCGAATCAAAACGAAATGCAACCtcgaattgaaaaaaatacaatattttagAAACTTCAAAAATCTTGCTAATTTTGATCTAAAAAGTGCACTATTTTAGTGAAATTTCGGTTATTTCACTCATTTCGTTTTGGTATTTCAGCATTTCACCCACAAATGGTCAAgcaaaactcattaaaaaaaaatacaatatttcgacaaAATTTTGGTAACTCAGAAATTTCAATCTTGCCGAAATGGCTTTCCAAAATGAGATTTAATACTATGGCGATAACCAAGACTGCTTGACAACTTTTAACTAATCCGGATAGCCTTGGGGGCATATGTTCTCCACTCTAAATATTTCCCATCGGGAAATCTTCTTGATAATAGGGTTACTCAGAAACGGGAATCTTGGACTTGGAACAGCATTGTTAATGTTCCCTCTTTACTTAAAAGTCTTATTTGCATTAAGATAGGAGATGGTCGATCAATCAATCTTTGGACTGACCCTTGGATACCCGACCTGCCCTTGCACTATTCCAGAGTCTTGCACCATAAATAATCTGTACACCTGTGTTGCTGAATAGTTTTGTGGATCCCATTGGAACATTTGTTTGGCTGATAGCATTTTTCCTTCTCATCATCTGTAGAATGTAAATGGTTCTTTGGTGTTGTTTTGAttactctttattttatttggaccCACCGCAATCAAGTCCTTTTCGGAGGTAAGGTCTCTGCCCGTATGTTATTCTATCAAATGTCCAAAATTAGGTTCAGGGTCTTTGTTTATCTAAAACTTCCCCTAATATTCCCCTTTCAGATTCTAATCCTATACATTATGATGTCCCTGATTTAACCTATAGTCTTCTCCTTGATATCCAATCTACCATTGGAAGATCATGCAGTTCTTGTTGTGAGTGGTTATTGCTTTGCTTCTGGATAGCGTGGTTCCTATGCCTAAACACAAACTCATGCCTTTGTACCCGAAAAGACtattcagtgaaatagaaaatcgcatccaaaccaatgcctctACAAACTTTCATTGGCTACCGttctggtgcaggggctacataACCGATTATCATTCTCTTGCCCCATAAATTAAtataagaaatcaaaatttaagAGTTCTCTCATGTAATTTTGGTATTACACCCTCTATAGCTCAATTAGTTTGAGAAGAACCCAAAAAGTGAAACAAATTCATGCTATTTCTTTGTTATTATTACTACATAATTTAATGTTATCACAGGTTCAAATCTGTACTAATAAGGAGTTCTATTCCAAGGGGCGATGACAAGTAGTATCAGATATTATCACAGATTCAGATCAAGGTTCAAAAAACTGTATCGGGATCCAGATCGGTTCTGGGTGATTCTGATTTGGTTTGGATTGGTTCAGTCTTAATAAGCCAGAATCGGCCTAGTTTCAAATCGGTCCCAGATTAGCCAGTGGATCGGACTTTTACCTCTACCCAGTGAGCCCGCCCTTCCATCTccctccccaccccctcccTCCTCTGCACGGGGTTCCTTTGGGAATCTCCTTCAGTCTTCGGTTTTTCGAgctctgttttttattttttttaatgaatattgCCGCGAGACCTGTCCATATCATACAGGAATTTTATTAAACACAGAGTTGGTCAAACTGGACAACCGGACCTGATCCAAGTTGGCCTGCTCTGGATCGAATCAATATCAACCTCGGCCAATTACAATCCGGTGGATCCGATTCCAATTCTTGAATCCCTGCTTCAAATATGCTCCCTAGAATTTCCAATCTTCAACAAAAGAGTGCTCCACAGTCAATCTTGCTAGTGGATGAGCCTCTTCATTACTTGATCTTGGAATTTAGACTTAATCCACAAACTAAAAGTCAGAGAGGAGTTGCAACAAGCTTCCACAACATGAATAATACATCAAAAACGTGGTTTGATCCGTCTCGTCGAAACATGGTTTAAGTCTTGCATGTTATCTGTTTGTTACTTCTTACATGCATTGAAGAGAAAATGATGTGTGATTTCATTGACTTGGGTAACCAAAACACCTTCCAGATCATTAACTACTCAATACAATTATGATATCCAAGGGCTAGAAACAGTCAATTTTATTGTGATGTGATAAATCATACTTATTCCATATATCCTAATCCATAATAATAATGTTCAATACAGCATGAGGATTTTCAATACCCAAATCCATAACCCTCCATTGCTACTAATAAGTGAAGAATGTGACTTAAAAGCCAACTGGTGAGGCTGCATCATGGCCTCAGTCAGTCCAATATAGACTGTTTTAAGTGCCTCTTGGTTTATTGGCATCTTCCACCTGTAGTAATTGGTGACTCAACTTATAAATAGCAAAAATCTGGCTTCTGGTTCAAAAAAAAGATTTGTACCCATTAGCACTTTGCTTAAAATGCTACCTGGTTTGATAATTCTAATAACATTGAAGCCACATCAAAACCATGAATAGATAACATTATCTGCTCTTGGGAATGATGATACCTATTTAGATTTTAGACATATCCTTCTCTTGCTGGATCCCAGCCATTATGAACTCCAACACAATTGAAGTTAAGTCAGCTTGATGTGCATTATATCCATGATCAGCTCCTTCTACAATCTGCAGTTTGTGGTTTGGTATAACCTTGGCAAACTCCAGAGCATCTTCAACAGGAATAACTTCGTCCTTAGAACCATGAACAGTCAAGACCCTGTAGGTGTATTAAGCGAAGTTAAATTATATCCACCCATCCCATCCAAAAATAGaatgaaacagaagaaaaattaaaaaataacactAACAATTAAAATATAAGATCAtttcttaaattatttttttgatgaaacttgtGAAAGTAACCAGCTGCATTTCCAATATGAGAACTTCTGATCTCAAATATTCTAAGCTGAGCATGTTTGTAGTAAAATCTAAATTACGCTTGTCCTTCCAATGATGTACAAGAGTGATAACATTCCTTGTACATGGTTAATCGCATGGTGAAGCTCGACAGTGTCTTGTGGGAGGTGTTCAGAAAGTAAAATCAAGTTAACAGAAAAATTAGGTCATAAAGGAGAgcataggatttttttttaaaggaaagagCTTGACCATTGCATGATTTGTTAGAAAACTGCTTCTTTGACACAGTTTCCAATggaaataaatatataatagtATCAATTGTTAACACACGCCACACATAGTCAAACAACATCAGCACTGCCATATTTAGTGTACTCTAACCTGCAGTCTTTTTGAATTGAAAGGCATGCCGCATGCATATCAATGTTCAGGCGATCCATCAGACTTTTTTCTGTCACTCGGTACTCCCCTGCCAAATAATTAAATTTGGGTCAAGAATGAAAAGAACCAAGTGTACAAAATCTACAAATAATTTCTGTACTAGATGAGAATTAAGGATTCATAATAAACAGGCTTATTCATAGTTTCTGTAATTGATGCTaggaaaacagaagaaaattgaaaaaatcagCAAACAATGCATTGAAAGATCTGTAACGCCATTCCCCCAGCACTCTAGCACCCAAAAAAAGTAGCACAAATTGCATCTAATTTGTTGCTTGATCACACAAGATCATGCATTTTGAAAATTCTGCTTAgcattgggagagagagagatttaataCGAAGAACGAAACCTAGACAAGGAGGAAATTTCCAGCAGGATGTGGAGAAAGATGATTCTCAACTGAACATATTGAGAAGGAAAAATAATCATATCAATTATCAAGAACGACACCTAATGTTTAGTGCAAAGTAGTCAGCCTATCTAGGATTAACTTCTGAAGTATTGGGATGGCGTAAACCATAATCATGTAGTTGTTAATATAAGTTGGAACTTACCTGTATTATCCTTAACATCGATGAATCCATCTTTCTTGATTCTTTGCATGAAATCTTTACCCAGGTTACTCTCAATACCTCTCTCCAGATTAAACCGCCCAGAAGCATTGACAACCGTACGGACATCAGTGTAGCTAGAAGCATATAGGAGTACAACATTTCCTCCTACAATGACCATTTTCAGCAACAGATAGAATGAATCAGGATTAACCATTAATAAATTTGTTATtgcaatcatagttgtcaaggcgtcgcctaggtgccttgttggtgttgccttgacaTCCAGGCCCCCTTCAACTCCTTCGATCGCCTAGAttccatgacaactatgattgcaATGGACTTCCAAAATTAGCTACCATACTGAGGACAACTAAAAATGATTTGTCAGACACAAAAAAATGGATGGGATCGCATCTACTCAATATGAaatgaaaatattaaaatcaatgAATAGGAAGGAAATCCCCCCCGTCCAATTGATAGGCTGTACAGAGTCCATATCAGATGACTAATGATAAGTCTCTTGATTCATGAAGAAGGTAATTGTAAATGTACAAGAGAGattattaaccctaattttttttttttttaatgacagAAAATTTCTCTCTTGGAGCATAAACCCCATATCTGGCATGCATTAGACTAATACaaaaggtgttttttttttctttttcttttgggggaggTTGGCGGGAGGGGGATTTGAGCAGGGGATTAAATTTTGTCTGTTGAACTAAATGTCTCGTCAAGTGTTTCAAAACAAGGTTCCAACAGTTTTATCATTCACGTTTACGAAATAGATTATGATGCGAACTGAAATGCAAAGTTGTGGGAATGTGgcattctccccccccccccccacccccaaaaaaaagtgtgCACTGTGAAATGAAAACCACTTACACAAGACTTAAAAACCAGcgaaataaataaaagctgCAGGGGAAAGATTTTCTTTCAAACCATGAAAAGAAGAGCCCATGCATATCCTTTTGAAAGGATCAGCTTTGCAATGAGGGGCAATAAAGGTAAAAATGGGTAAAGTGGATTCAGATCCAAAGTTTCTAACAGAGGTTAGATAGGCAGATGACCTCCTTGAAACACTGTGGAAGAGGATATCAAGATCACATTGCTTATCATCAGCAGAGCCatcaaaatataataaatcGGTATGGATGTTGGACGGTCTAAAATGATAACAAGTTAAAGTCAAAAGAAGACTTCCAGGATCTCTTAGGATCTGAATTGGCAATACTTTGTGCACCAACAATTATGATTTCAGTTAAAAATATTAGTCACCTCATTACTCACATAAAATGTAGCTCATGATGTTGAATTACATTTAAAACTTTGCTCTTTCAGATTTGTATGATTTAAAAGAACCATCAAACCCTCCTGAGATATACAAAACTTCTAACCTTTCACTTTTTCACCTTTTGTGGATAGGATTGCACAAATTAACAAATAGCCAAAATAAGACAATACCTTTACTATGGCCGAGTACTGCACTGATTACACGTTTAGCCCCAGAAAAATGTAGGACTACAGCATGCAAGTCCTCAGCCTCTCTGCGATAGTTACCAAACTCAAATGAACCTTCACTTTCCCTGAAAGTTGGAGCATAATCAGTTTGTGTATTTTATGTTCGCCAATTTCTAGTAACATGTAGAAGATAACTAAAAACACAGTAACTGGATAACTTAAAAAGAATAAAGCTACGCAAAAAAAATGCATTCCATGAAACCGAATTGCTTAGTTTCTCTTGCACTAAATATTAAGGGTGTACCCAgcgcacgaggctcccgctactgcggggtcataatgtatgcagccttaaaatataaattattaCATGGTTAGGAAACTACTAGCCCAGTATATCATTACTGCAGCAGAACCATAAATCATACAGGAACCTGTACAAAAACTACCACTTTAACTTACAATTATTGTTTCATTTCCTTTATGTattcattttcaaatttctttttggaCTGTCGAACATGATTAGAAACCAAAATCATTAATTGAAGAAAATTGATGCGAACACATGGATTATCAGAAAAGTCATTTCCCCACCATGCAAAAGCTTGCATTGCACTCTAATAGAACAGGTCTGTTTCACTTGACAAGTTGATGTACAAAGTACAATGCATACCATTTTttctccccacccccacccctggCATAAGGCATGAAAAAGCTATAATGCAGATGGTAGTTCATTAGGGAGTCAAAGACAATCGAGAATTGGGGCTGCAATTAGATTGAGGTGGATGAGCATTAGGGGCCATCTCTAGGCCAATTGGCGAGGGAGATTCTACAAGTGCTAAATGAAAAAGTCATTCAGAACAGGCATGCAATTGCTGAGAATGAAAAgtcactcttatgtttcatcAGAATAGTCCAAGTAATACGGAAATAATCatcacaaatgaaacaaaatagcgataaccaaataaagaggtagtaggagaGGATCCTCAAACATCAGTAttcacaatatgaaaaggaacagTAGATCTGTTACAATGATATGGATAAGacgaacgacaatgtttggcaaacatacatggttcacattgaaagacatgggaagaagaaaataaatgagaTAATTGTTtgctcattacaacaaaagatggatggccaaggcGTTGATGCCATAGCATTATAGAATCCATAGAACTGTCACTCcgtccacacacataagactgaGTTGTCAGCAAAAAAGGTGGTCGAAGTTTAAGAAGATAAAGCCCTTTTTCCTCAtgtccactgccaataatcctcttcgtcaccaaatcctgaaaaatatagtgagaagggaaaaaagtgacacaacaattcaaagatttagtTAAGTGACTCACAAATAAAAGATTGGTGGCaaagttagggacatgaagaacggAATCAAGGGAAATGGAAGATATAACAGGAATACTgcccttaccagaaatggaggaaagggagccatcagccaccctaaccttatccctaccaGAACAAATAGAGTTGGAATCATAATAGTGGGACGTACTAGCCATGTGGTCAATGGCACCAGATCAATGAACCAAGATGGGCCTGTGGTAGGAGTAGatgtggagacctgcaaagcgAAAGATGAGGAATCTGGCACTGTAGGTATAGAAGGTGAGCTAGCCAGTTGTGACATGACCCTACGGAATGCTGCAATATCCTCCCTAGTGAGGGAGCTGGAATCAGCGTGTATGCTAGGTGGGTACTCCATAGTATTAGTCTCAGTCATCACATAATGTGTTCTAGCTCCCCCTCTATGGCCACCACGCGTACCAATAGATCCACCATGTGTACCAAGGGACGGTCATAAAGAACCCAGCACCTCTCTCTAGTGTGCCGAGGATTCCCACAATGGTTACATCTAGGCCTATCTCTGTCATCTCCACGGTGTGGCCTTGGCCTCTTACCACCACCACACTAATCCTTATGGAAACTAGAAGAAAGAACAGACGGCTCAAGAGAGGAAGTAGGTTCCATGGCTACCCTACAAGTCTCCTCACTGTGCAAAATACTACACACCTCATCTAGGGATGGAAGAGGAGACCGGCCTAAGATTTGTATACAGATAGGTTCATACTCTGGGTTCAAGCCaccaagaagaataagaacacACTCCTTCTCAAGAGTTCGGTCAACCTTAACTTCATCTTCCGGGTTGGATAGTTGAAGATCcctataatgatcatactcttcccagAGACCAATGACagtattataaaattaaaaaataggtCTATCCCCTTGCTTCATTGTAATTATCTTCTAGAGAAGTTGATACACCTTAGCCGAGTCACCAACCCGGAAACACTATCCTAGATATCTTGGCAGTttcctttctcataaatctCCTCCCAATCTTTGGCTTCATAAAGAAGATGAGCCAAGTCATAACTGTAGAGTTCTTAGTCTCCCATTTCGGATACGTTGGGTCATTTGGATTGGGGTTTTTACGGTTCCTATAACATACTCTAGCTTCCCAGAATGAGCccagtccaagtagttggtattgtccaacacTCCAACTTCACAATGGAAATCTGAAATTTGGGTTGTCATACACCATCTAAGTAGGAGGAGCACTACTCGAAACAACCTCTATTGATTCATTGATCCCAAACATGATGAAGAAACACACTTGCAAAGTAGGGGTAACACCCAAAGTCAAATGGGGAGTATattctaaacccaaaaattCCTTTCCAACACTGGGAAACAAAGTCCAGCAAGCAAACAAGGCAAACAACTCAAAGAAATTCAACTCAACCACATTCTTCAAGGCATAGCTTCATCACACAACAACTTGAGAGGCTTAAACAACAGACCTTACCAATACAAAGCAGCTGGAAGCATCACATACCCACATCAcgagaaaaacagagaaaaattgGGACTGGTGGTACCATAGAATCCAAGAGAAAAATGAGTTGTGGagtaaccatagttgtcacggcgtcacggcgatccaagtcagtggaagggtgtcacgtcgatatatcgacatggcgagcatgtcgaccatgtttaattttttattttctgtatttttaatgtcatttagtatgctataatatatgtcctataacatcaaaaatcaacatgaaagtgtactacactactactaatatactatgccactatggtttaattcatgaaagtgtaactaatatccattagtgtatatgaaagtatgaaaaattgaaaatagagaTTAACctgtcaaataattgaaagcaatagtaaaaatcaaatgataggctaacctgtttactgaagcttgatagcaagtctttcttcagtgtgtgtgatttggagcaaagcatctaagctattaaatggtttcaaaaaaaaaaatttaaatctaacttttatatgtacaaatatcgaccgatatgccaacatatcatggtatggcgtccatggcgacaccatggcgtcgccatggaagccatatcgaaagatatatttacatccaccatggcgtagctcgatatgccacctctcccagcgccaggacgccatggcgacgccatgacaactatagGAGTAACAACTCTAAAATTCACAGAACAAGACCATGGGGGGATTGAAGTATACCCTAGGGCGATCCAAAAGAGTCCAACTCTAGCTCCAATACTAGccagatgagagagagagagagagagagaaatcactAAAAAACTGGCGGTAAATTGGTGCTTGGCTGGTTTTGCTTGATTTGAGCTCCGAGTGCCTATTTCTTCAAATGAGATCTTCTCTTGGTGTCTCCATGGTCCTCATTCATGCTACTTACAAGGTTTCTTGAAACATTTCACATAATAGTCCCTTCCTTGGAACCCATTTGTAACCTAGGGTaccaaagagaggaaaaaaaggaaCGAGAAAGTAactcgactctcaaaccaacaaagtgtgctctgataccaagttggaagttaaagaTTGTAAGAGAATaaggagagagatgagagtcgaaggttgaaaaagaagaagagagatgatggTAGAATGTTATGTGTTAGAGAAAATGATCtctaccacacctatattacttcactaacaCAATATATGGAATTACATACAACTCCCCAGGGAGGTGAAAAAAGACAAATACAATGTAagacaataagtaaataaactaATTCCCAAAGTACCCTTAATATATAACTCTAACACGAGTTCATCAAGGGTTGTGATTTGTGAAGAACGGGAGAAGAAAAGCTACCAAACAAACATAGGGTTTGTGAGGAAGACATAAGGAGGATTAAATTTGCTCAAGAACGGTGATTGAAGCTCCAAAGGTGTTGAGGTGAAGATTATGagtgaaggaagagaaggagatacATCATTGATTGTACGTAATCTCCTTATCCATATGTATATGTGTTTTGGACTGTAGGCAAGGTGATTTGATAAAATGACATAATTGGTATTCTGAGCATATTGTAGGCGCATATGGCATTAGGTTTATATCATTGTAACTATAAAATGGGTGGTTGATATAGGGGTTATAGCTCCTTTGTGATGGGTGCCACATAAAGTTGGAGGTGGGTGATCCTTTATAGTGTGTGCTACGTAAATTGGGTGTCGGTGCTCCTTGCGATGTGTGAACTAAAAATTTATTGTGCATTATACCCAGGCTTGATTTGGGTTGTATCCCAAGAAACCATTTACATTGTGGACGTAGCCATCTTGGTGAACCACATATAATTGGTGTTGTGTGTTATGGCTTGCCCTCTTTGCGATTTGTGTTTTGTATGTAGTTGTGAGAATTATATGGTGTGTGATTGCCGGCTCAACATGTGAGAATCCCCCTAAGTTGAGAAAAGTTTTGTGAGACCCTTGTCACtgattcaaccccccccccctccttagTGACAGCCCAAGTTCAATATCTACAACAATATCCTTCCTAGTCTTTCCTCTTATGCATCTCATGTGTTCAACACTAATGTCAACTATATCAGTCATGCACACACATGCACATGCACATGCACACATCAAGATCACATAAATGCATGGACATCCATACACACAAACATTGGTACTTTGTGCACAGCAGAAGGCAGACCATTAACTAATGTATATCAT harbors:
- the LOC122657879 gene encoding uncharacterized protein LOC122657879, whose product is MAQPEFHEGQSLSVIQQQRVIIQNKYGEKLVGVLHETGSTELVILCHGLRSSKECKIFKNLAAALEKEGISVFRFDFPGNGESEGSFEFGNYRREAEDLHAVVLHFSGAKRVISAVLGHSKGGNVVLLYASSYTDVRTVVNASGRFNLERGIESNLGKDFMQRIKKDGFIDVKDNTGKFNYLAGEYRVTEKSLMDRLNIDMHAACLSIQKDCRVLTVHGSKDEVIPVEDALEFAKVIPNHKLQIVEGADHGYNAHQADLTSIVLEFIMAGIQQEKDMSKI